A region of the Pseudarthrobacter sp. MM222 genome:
CGCTCATGTGCTCATCAGCCCTTCGAGTCGGAGCACGGCGATCTCGCGCAGCTGCTCGCCGATGATTCGTTCTTCCTGCTCCGGTGTGTGGCCCAGCCGGACGTGCAACGCGGCCAGAATCTCTTCCCGGCTGCGGCCCGCCGCACGGATCAGGAACACCTGCCCGAACTTCTGTTCGTAGGCGCGGTTGCCGTCGGCCAAGGCCTCCGCGACGGCGAGATCCTCCGCGCCAAGCCCGGCCTGTTCCGCTGCAGACAGGCGTGCCTCGGCACTGGTGCCCGCGGCACGCTCCCCGATGCGGGGGTGGTGGGCCAGGGCCGCTTCCAGCTCGGCCGGGCTGAACGGATTCGCCGCCCGTCGGGCGGCGTTCAGAAGTGAGTCGACGTCGGAGTAGGGCCGCGAGTCCGCCACCTCGTCGATCCAGCGCTGGATGTCCAGGCAGGGCCGCAGGGAAGCGACCGCGTCCGCCAGGTCGGCGTCGTTGAACTGCTCCAATTGCATGTCCCGGTCCTTGAATCTCGATGCTGGAATCCACGACGCGGAGCTTGCCGGTAGCGCTTTCCGTACCGCGGAACTGTTGTTCAGCATATGCACAGCCGGAGGCAGGCGCCCGTAAGACGCAGGAAACACGCGCGAAACCTTCCCGGACTACGCTGGCAAAACTGCGGCGCCGGCAAGCCGCAATGTGGCCTGTTCGAGAAGGGATTCCGGAATGCATCTGTTGCCCCGTGAGCAGGAGAAGCTGCTGATCGTGATCGCAGCGGACCTGGCACGACGCCGCCAGGCACGCGGCCTGAAACTCAACTTCCCGGAAGCCGTGGCAATCATCAGCTATGAACTCATCGAGGGCGCACGCGACGGCAGGACCGTGGCGGAGCTCATGAGCTACGGCACCACACTGCTCGGCCGCGGCGATGTCATGGAGGGCGTGCCGGAGATGATCCACGACGTGCAGGTCGAAGCCACGTTCCCGGACGGCACCAAACTGGTCACCGTCCACGATCCGATCCGCTAGGGGAGCCAGATGATTCCAGGAGAATACGTTCTCAACGCGGGGCCCGTAGTCCTGAACGCCGGCAGGGAGGCCGTGAGCGTGATCGTGACCAATACCGGTGACCGGCCCGTACAGGTGGGCTCGCATTACCACTTTGCCGAAGCGAACCCCGCCCTCGAGTTCGACCGCACCTCCGCTTACGGGCGGCGGCTGGACATCCCGGCCGGTACCGCCGCCCGGTTCGAGCCCGGTGACAGCAGGACCATCCGGTTGATCGAAATCGCCGGCAGCCGCGAAGTCTACGGACTCAGCAACGCCGTCAACGGGAAACTCGGCGAGTCCGGCCGCGGGGGAGGAGCACAGTGAGCTTCGAATTATCCCGCCGGCAGTACGCCGATCTGTACGGCCCGACAACCGGCGACGCCATCCGGCTTGCCGACACCGAACTCTTCCTGGAGATCGAGAAGGACCTCACCGTCTACGGCGAGGAAGTGGTGTTTGGCGGCGGCAAGGTGATCCGCGACGGGATGGGCCAGAACGGCCAGGTGTCCCGCGACGGTATTGGTTCCGGCGGCGGGGTGCCGGACACCGTAATAACCAACGTCGTGGTGCTGGAC
Encoded here:
- a CDS encoding urease subunit beta — its product is MIPGEYVLNAGPVVLNAGREAVSVIVTNTGDRPVQVGSHYHFAEANPALEFDRTSAYGRRLDIPAGTAARFEPGDSRTIRLIEIAGSREVYGLSNAVNGKLGESGRGGGAQ
- the uraD gene encoding 2-oxo-4-hydroxy-4-carboxy-5-ureidoimidazoline decarboxylase, whose protein sequence is MQLEQFNDADLADAVASLRPCLDIQRWIDEVADSRPYSDVDSLLNAARRAANPFSPAELEAALAHHPRIGERAAGTSAEARLSAAEQAGLGAEDLAVAEALADGNRAYEQKFGQVFLIRAAGRSREEILAALHVRLGHTPEQEERIIGEQLREIAVLRLEGLMST
- a CDS encoding urease subunit gamma codes for the protein MHLLPREQEKLLIVIAADLARRRQARGLKLNFPEAVAIISYELIEGARDGRTVAELMSYGTTLLGRGDVMEGVPEMIHDVQVEATFPDGTKLVTVHDPIR